A stretch of DNA from Pseudopipra pipra isolate bDixPip1 chromosome 1, bDixPip1.hap1, whole genome shotgun sequence:
TGCCAGCTAAGGTTCTCATCATACCTGAGTtgtattatttaaaagaaagagcCACATAAATACAAAGTActagaaaatggaaattatttttggtGATACATACACATCAATCAATGCACTGAAACACATTATCACCTTGAGAACCTCAAATGAAAAGTTATGTGTTTACCTATATCTACATAATATGTCACTCCCTTGATTAATATTCATGTGCTTACTATCCTGGAGTCTTGGAATTTGTGCTATCGTATCATTGTAGTCTGCTGGCTAGAGGAGTAACCTCAGATGAGAAAACTGACTCGTGTGGTATGAGAAGAATCATAGGCTGAAATGTGATGAAAGAGGGCATTCAAATTCCTACAAATGGGATTGAGGGGAAATGAGGATTAGCAAGAAATACTTCTTTACAGCAGATGACCAAAGAAGTTTTTCACACTAACAATAAATTATAGTTGTCTGATGCTGCTCTAGTTTGTGAAAATTTAGTTCGTATGCCTTCCAGAAACACAGGTGTCAAGCACCCGATTCAATAACTTACTTGGTTACGTGATGCCATCTAGAATATGGGGCAGACAGAATCACCAATCCCATTACATTTGTATTCTGACAGACAATGGTTTTGAAAGCAGCATGCTTTAAGAGACACATTTGCAAAGTAGAATATTCAAAAAGTTGTAAATGCTCAGCTGCATTATGTAAGATCACTGGACTCCTGCTTCATTCAGTGTGCAATGTAATTAGGGTACCTGACTGCCCCAATGCATTTAATTGCAGATGGTCACTTTTTCAAGGGACTTTATTACAGAATTTATCTGGTCATTCCCCTCAAACATTCATCATGGTCAGCAATGAAGACTTTACAGGAGGAAGTTTGAAACAATATAAACGTTTGAAAAAATCCTACATAATCAAAGTTTTTGGTGCAAACCTAAAATATACTTTAGCTAAATGTGTCAATGTTCTGATTTAAATGGTTGCAGAGGAATACAAGTTAATGGCTGGAGCTCTTGGTGGAATGCAGTGTTTTGAGCTCTATGTAAAATACAAGGTATGAGACATATCCAGCTGCATCCTTTCCTACTAGCAAGAGTTAATGCTGTAAGAATACAAGGCTCTCAAACCATTACAGAACCAAAGAGAGAACTACTCTTTTTTTTAGTTGATGTTGCAAGAGTGGGCTTGCCCATGGAGGCAAGAAATTTCATCTATAGTAGCTAGAGCTTGCTGTCAGTCACACTCCAAACTGCTGTAATCTCTTACCATCTCCACTGTGTTATGTTTTGACTGATTAATAAAGCCTTCTGATGTCTGTGGACTTGACCTTCCATGGTGTCTGATGTGGGCTAGTATTTCAGTGTCCTTTTAATCATGTAATTTTTCACAAACCCAATGAGCATTTTCCTTGTCAAAGGAATAAGATCAGGCTGTGACATACAAGTAAAAAGCGGGTAAAATATTATCAATTTGAAGTTTACCTGGTCTGAACTGACTATGATAGGCTCTCTAAGAATAATCCAGGTGACACACTCTTCACAAGGTGGAGTAGTGAAAGACCCATGGTATGTCCAGTAGTCATGAGATTTCGGGAAAAGAATTGAAGGATCGAAGTTTGGAAAAGGAGCTTCtttcccctttaaaaaaaaaaaccaaaacaacataacaaaaccaaacagaaagcTCATCAACAGATCTAGTCTATTTGCTCTATTTTAAGAAACACATACTTCAAAGGTAAGCACAGATCTACACAAGACATAATGATGCAGTGTGAAGATAAGTGGACTGAACAACCCTCACAGATGGGCCCAGAGAAGCAGGACACAACGTAAAACTCCGTGATGCTACTTGTTGTACCTGAGCTAACTCATGTGAAGCGGCGTCCAGTACCAATGTGTTTCACTCACTTCTGTGCAGAAATACTCTTCCTTCTGGCCTCCTTTCTTATGGAAATTCTGCCTATCTATTGAATATTGGATTAGGTTACCATAAAACGAAGTGGGACAGGTACTACTTTTATAATATTTGTGCTGATAACGAACATGACAGCCTATGAAATGTGAGATTTATCACATAATGTTATCTGAGACACAAATGTCTAGTCAGTGACATTTCCAGAGGACCATTAGGCAGCCTATATTAAGACTGAATGGACCAATTTCCTAAGGTGCCTTTTATTTGCCACTCACCACTGAGGGAATAAGACTCCATGCCTAGTTTTTAGGTGAGTGAAGTTTAGCGAAATGTCTCATTTTCCCAAATTTAAAAGGCCCACTAAAGCCAGAGAAGGCTCATATGTAAATGGAAGAAAGGACTCTTCATGTTAAGGAAGAGCTGTCCATggttttatttacaaatatattcTGGCAATGTTGCAGAGCAGAATTTGAAAGCTAGAAAGTCAGGCAtctcgattttttttttttttttttgtcttgagaCTTTGCAGCAATCTTCCTATAATGAAAAGCCCAACATCATTACCTTTGTTTTGATAGCATTTATTTCTTCAAGAATTCTCTTCATCTCTGGTTTAGGAGTTTCCCCTACCTGTTAAAAAGAATGAACTAAGCAAAGAGTTCTTCTTAATCAGCTTTCTTATTTCTCCTATATTTCTACATGTGCATCTAAACATACATCAACCATAAAGTTACAATACATTAATCCGACCCATCGCCCATACCACCTTATTAAGCTAATGTCTTCTCTTTGTACCCTTTGCCTGTACCCCAACAAATACTATGATACAAAGGGAGACATTTTATCAGTACAGAAATAGAGCATAACAGGTAATTTCACAATATAGTTATTCCTGTTGACATTAAATTTTAGCCTAACAAAGATAAACAGCTCTTTGGACTCAAGTACAGAATGTGGAAAAAAGTTTTATTCTAGtttaaaaacagatttcatGGTCAGATCTATTGTTTGCAATTGTTGATCTCAAAAAAGACATCTGGCTTTCTATCTCTAATGAATATTAATTAAACAAGAGAGAGGAATGGCCAATATTTCAGGCTAAGGCTGCATGCTCccaaaaggatttaaaaaaaggatGACTTACATGTATTGTCTGTGATAGAGTTTTGTTTGGGAGATAGTTCATGAAAAGCCTAGAAGAGGTATCTGTCCTTGAAATCTGTCCACAATTAGCACAGAAGACAGCTGACTGCTGTTGGGCAAAGGGCCACTTCTGACAAATGTCCCCATTCCACCAGCCACATAGTCACACAATAGCTGCAGGGACACATGTGTGTACTATTGGGTGCCCTTTGAGATAACATGACTCATGCTCTATAACTTGAAAAGGATACATTATCAAAAGTCAAGTCCTTCAGTGTGGTAGAATAGCTAGAATATATATTTAgaggtttttgctttttctaacTCTCTAAGAATAGAAAACTCTACAGTAGCAGTAACAATGAAGGGTTACATGCTTCTACTTACTTGCAAAAATATGGCCAAAACAGCTACCCCATCAGTTCTTCTCCTAGCATCAAGGTAATTACTGTATTTGGGATTCCAGTGTAACATGTGTAGcttgaaacaaagaaaaacatgtatTGAACAGCATTATTGAACAGCAAGCCATCAGAACCTGAATTTACAGTTCATCATATAAAGGAGCAAGTTTGAGGCAATAAAGAATGATGATTAGGCAttccaaaaatggaaaaagaaaaaagggacaGCAAGTCATATATTAGTAATATCCGTCATATATTACCATTTCTACTACtatttgctttgaaataaaCTATAAACTTCTTAATACAGAAATTGAAAAACTATAACTGAAATCTCATCTTAAAACTGAGTAAGATGCTAATGTAATCAGGTAAAACACATAGTTCAGATGTCATCTACTGATATGTGATTCATTTCCATTCAAATTATAGCCAATTCCAGCAAAGAATCCATGTGAATGTAAACTCTGTACATTGTTAGTCCACAATTCTCATCTTCACTTACAATCCTACAGTGGCAGAGAATCAAAGTAACATTCTTCCTCCTTGCTGCTCCAGCAAGTTTATACTTCTGCTATAATACTATACTTTCAGAATACTGTTTTAGTAAGTTTGCCCTGTTGAATAATTCAGTCTTGCTGTATAGTGTTTCAAATCATATTGTTTTGAGAACATGGAAACTTTTGTTTCACACAGTATTTTTCTTATGCTGTGGGAATTACTTCAGCCTAATTCAAATTTATAAGAATTGATGGGAGTAAGAATAAAATGGTGCAGATAAATAAGTAGAAAGAACTACCCGAAAAGCAGATAAATGGTAAATTTTGTCTCACTTGAACAATAATGACAAATTTTACTTTATACcctgttttaaagtaaaaagtGGTGAGTCTTACCTCTCCTGCATACCTCACTCCATTCACAACATGCTCAGAGCCATGGTCATCAGACGAGCCCCAGTGGAAGTGCAGCTGACGTAGCCTGAAGACTCCTGGAAGTGGCCCACCTCTCAGCACTGCAATGGATAATCTGCAACAGCATCAGACTCAAGTATCTTCCaattcttttaaatgaaattttaaatatatttactgtACAGATGCATCTACAGATGCTGACAGAACTGAGTGCCGCTTGAAAATCTGCACTGATTTTAGCAGCAGCTCAGGCAACCATCTTCAGCTATATGCACTTACAGGCAGATGAAAATTTCTTGTGTCTAGGCTTCCATTATAGTCATTAGAGATCATTGGTTTAATTCAGCTGCATAAATGAGCATCTAGTACTTTCTGGGATATTCCAGAAACACCTGGACAGGACTGAAAGATGTGATCTGGGATCTGTAGAAGAACTGTACATTTCTAAAGCAGTATCTGGAGGCATGGTGAAATAGATTAGGTTATCAAAGATATTGCAAGATGCCTGTGTTTGGGTAACTGAAGTAATCAGAATAGTCAAGTCTCCAGAGTAATTCTGCTTGCCTTAAGGTAGACATCCAACAGATGGTGACCTGACTTGCTCTCTGGACTCCATTGATTAAAGGTAACTCCAACTCTGTTGACTAGAATGGCAGTTTAGAGATATAACCCACCAACTTTTAAAATCCCAAAATAAGACACCTAAATTTAGACGTCTTAATCTCTCCTTGAATTCAGTCTAGTATCTACCCATACAAAAGCACACAAATTGAGATCAACTACTGAAGTGCTAGATGATAAACAAATTCCCACAAAACACTACAAAATTGTGTATCTTACTGCAGGCTACaacttatttctttaaaaagctaTGAAATTACTGATGTTGCTTCTGCTATAATGGCTACTCTCTCTGGCtatagaagagaaagaaaacagtaaatgaGCCAGAGAAGCAATCACTGAGAATGCAGTTTATTGTCCTAAAGAAAAGTTCAGCCTGTGATGAATTCAGTGATGAATGATACCCACTATTCCAAATAATCTTaccatttttaaataatattgtAAATGAAGGTGGTGTATTTGAAAGGATcaataaaaatggaagaaattctttacataCATCAAAAACTAAAAGATATTCAATTCTCAATCACTTTTTCTGAGGATGGACGTCACAGCATTCCTATAAAGCACTCAGCAGTACTCAAGAACAGGTCTTTATATGACAGAGAAAAATATCCTTCAATctgaaaaggaattaaatccATTATCATGTCAAGAAATAAAGTACTAAGAGCACAGCAAGCTGTTATTCTCAACAAATTCCTTTTACTTCTTCCCACAGACATTCAGAACTGTGGCCGACGCAGACGCGGTAACAGCAGTAGCTGACAAGACCATCAATTCTCCATTAGAATAGATCTGTAAAACCAAATAATCCTCTTTAAGGTAAAAACATGTCATTATTTCCACTGACAGGCCATCAGCAGACATTTTTGATTGGGCATTAGGTGAAGCTCTGCATCACCTTGTGCCAACATATTCCAGCTTCACTCATCTATAAATAGACAGTAACTTTTACCTAGCACAATTTCAGCAGACAGAATGATGCAACCAACATCTCCAGAAGGACAAAAAGGtgcttcctttcttttaattgcAAGTGTGTAGTattaaacatataaatatatgaaatgACAATGCACATAAATGAAATTtcactacattttaaaaaaaaagaaaagtaaacaCAGCAATTACAAGAATCAAGTTCTCCAAtatctaaaatataaaaaaatctcaaactATGTCTACATAGCTCAAAATTAgtaaaagaaatctttatttttttaaacatgtctTGGAACCTAAGTCCTAAAGGTATTTTTATCCTCCtgggcttttgtttttaataccacacaaataaatacacaaCCATATAACAGacaaagaatatgaaataaaagtttataaaAGAAGCGGTGGTATCTTCACATTGTTTTTCAGTagtattaatatataatatttatatgtaAGAGGGAATTATTCTAACAATTATTACACAGGAAATGTTCACCTTAAATATCTGAGACTCACAGTTTTAAGGCTGTAATAGCTGTTTTCCTATCACAAAACACAACAGGATGCTGTTCCAGAAGGCCCCATGACTCACTCTGAGCTTCTACCTATGCCACTgtatgaaataaaaagcaaaagcttgaAAAAAGGAGCCTGCAGACTCAATATAGGCTGATACACAGGCAGCCAGCTCTTCTCTTTCTTAAGTCTTCTGAAATACTGTGTAATCCTTTTCATATGGCTAGCTGAATGGCTGGACTTACTTCTGAATACTGGAAATGTGGCATTTCTGTTCCTTGTTCTGCTGTACAGGAAGTAACAGGATGGTCACAGCAGAGTTACCAAAATGTAACTTTCTTAAACTTGCTGTCATTAAAGTAACATGGGCCAGGTGCAGGAATACACAAACCAGCCCAGGAAGACAACGTAGAAAAGTATTCACTCCTTTTGATGCCTTATTGTTGCAAACTCTCATCCCATTGCTCAGTACCGACTATATGAGTTTCCACATCACCCTCCATCAGCATCCGATACCAGACGTAGAAATGTCATGTCAGTTTTGCTCAAATTCTGTTCCCCGCCCCATCCACATAGAAGAATGGTCTATCACAGAGCAATCCtacatgaacacacacatgaaTATCTATTCCAGAAAAAAGTTCACCTTTTATTTGATCTACCTCAAGCTGAGCAGCATGAGACAGAACTGGCTAATAAAAAAATGGGGATTTTTCACTCTCAATGTAATCACTAGGCAAGTGTTGCACAGAAGGATGTAACTAAGGCAATAAAAACCTTGTCTCTCACTCTGTGTACAGACAGCAAAATTAAGGTGTGGTGCAGTTCAAGTGGAGATGGCCACTCAGTCACTTTACCTTAGCTAGCTCAGTGTCATTGACAATAGAAATGTGACAAGAGGGGTTTGAAATAAGTGCATCCACTTGCTGAGCAGCTTCTGTAGGGGTCTGGTTGTTAATCTGTGCTCATGTCAATTGTCAAGTGTCCTCTCACTATAAAACTGGCAAATTTTGGCCTACAGAAATGCCTTCCCTGTTTGCTATGAAGGCATACTGTGAAAGTCAGGTGGGAAAATGCAAGGAGAACAAAACACTCATGAGTTGTGTTTATAAACATGACAAGAAGTAACTGTTCTTACAAGAGTTATGATCTTGCATCCTGCCAAATCCATAAAATGAATTGGTAAACcacagtgaaattaaattaGTAATGTATTACTGTATGACAATTGAAAAGACACATTACCTTTGTTATGCTGCTTTATAACAGAATCTAACAGTGCAGTACAGAAACCACAGCTTTTTCAGGTCAGTGCCATATTTTAAATGTCTAAAAAAAGCCTCTGCTCATAAGAGGATTTCTGTACTGAAACAGTCTGGCTAACTGCAGGATAAAGGGTACTTACTAAAAGCTTTTGGAACTGAAATTTCAGttctcactgatttttttttttttttaagcaagcaCTGAGTAGGTATGCAGAAGAATTACTTTTGTTTCTATTTGAACTATTTACTCTTACAGGGAAAGACTGGGAAAGAGAAGTGTCAGACAGAAGTCTGTCAGCCTACCTCCCACTCTTACCTACCTTGTAACATATGCTTTCCAGTTTTGGAAATTTGCTGGTTGATGAACTTCCATAAAAAATgccaacaaaaacaacaaattGAGAAGGTAAAGAAAGGCATCCATTTGATATAGCCTTAGTGTAgccctccccagctgctctgtCTGGGTTCCATTACCAGAATTATGTATCTTTACTGTTTCTCAAATGATCAAACACCATGATATAACCACCTAACCAAGGCATTACAAGGAAAGCCAAAGAGTAATTAATTGTAAGGTAGTTACAAGCTATATATCTCACTCAGCACCATGACAGTGGTCCCACGAGGTAGATTCTCTCAGGACACTTCTCTGACATGAATACTTTTggaattttagaaaaaaatggacTCTGCTAGTGGAAATAAGATTGCAGCCCTAATTCAAACCAAAACTAGGTCACTGCTGGATCTAAAAAAGTATCTGAGTTGCCATTCAGGCCAAAAAAACATACCAGTGGTAGGATGCCAAAGTACCCAAGTTCTGGTATGTGTTTTACCGGGCCCAGCCACGTAGGAGGTTTGATTTCAGCTCACAGTTCTTTCCTGGTTTTTGAGACTCCAGCCTCCACCTGCAATGATTTTACAGTGTATAAGGCCCTTCTTCTATGTAGGTCTGGTAAGACAGGAAACTGAGTCCCTAACAATCCATTAACTTGTACAGGCAGGCAGCAGACGCGTGACACCACTCCTAAAGCAACTATTTGTCAGCTAGGCCTTCAATTGTATAGCAGATTCTCAAACAGGCTTTATAAATAGCTGGAAATAAATTCTCAAATTCCTTCCACTAGACTAACTCCAAAGATAACAGTAATAAGGCCTTATTTAACCTAATACCTGAATTACATTGGATGGCACTCTCTCTAACAATTTAAGGAACTGTTCCAACTGTGAATATTCCAGGTGTTCTTGGCAGAAAAGACACAATGGATGTAAAACTTGGAGACATCCAAGGTAATTAATTTTATCACCCTTTTGACCCTTGTAATTTTTTCAGCCATCTATTTTATCTACAATAATGGAAATCTAAACAGAAGTGCTGATGTAAACATGATCACtctaactgaaaaaataaacgAAGC
This window harbors:
- the LOC135411672 gene encoding carbonic anhydrase 3-like isoform X4; translation: MINPSSYPWGYDSDNGPDQWHKNYPTAKGRHQSPIEINNKEVHYDSSLLPWFASYDPGAAKTILNNGKTCRVVFDDSFDRSVLRGGPLPGVFRLRQLHFHWGSSDDHGSEHVVNGVRYAGELHMLHWNPKYSNYLDARRRTDGVAVLAIFLQVGETPKPEMKRILEEINAIKTKGKEAPFPNFDPSILFPKSHDYWTYHGSFTTPPCEECVTWIILREPIIVSSDQMAKLRSLSKNAENEPDHPLVDNWRPTQPRYFRMVSASFL